The Corallococcus soli DNA window AGCGTGTACTTGGCGCGGAAGTGGGCCATCTCCGGCGAGTTCTCATGGTGCAGGATCTCACTGCCCGTGCCACAGCCCTCCAGGGAGAAGGCCTCCAGGGGCGAGATCTCCAGGCACATCTCCAATCGCTTGCTGCCAGAGCTCGCGCCGAACCGCAGGTTCACGTATTGCCTGACAGAGGCTGCCTCGTCCGCGCGGGCGGTCACCTCTGACTCGCTGGACCAGGCTGGACCCGCCCCGAGCCAGCAAGACACCGCCACGCCCGCACAACGCGGTCCCAGCATTCGCCGCAGCAGACGCATACGCGTGCCCTTACGTCAGACGAGAGCGCTTTCCCTCGCGCTGCGGGTGTGTCTATCATCACCAACGGTTCAAGATCCAACGGATGCTTTTCGCGCCACCCGCCTCCTCCCCTCCGTGACCGGAGAAGGAGTCGTGTTCGCAGCAGCCAGACAGGATCCTGTCTGAGCTGTAATTGAATGCTGTCGACGGTATGGCGAGCGCCTGACGCAAGGCTTCATCCGCGCCTGGTACACCGTGTCATGACAGCCCATTGGGGGCCTCCAGGGGTGTGGTGGGGCGCTGAAGTGTGCAAGGGTCATGGACATGCCTCATGAGCAGGAGCGGCCAGTGGAGGCAGGGACTCGGCGGCGCCGGGTGCTGGGCTGGACGGTGCTGGGGGCGCTGTTGCTGGCGGCCATCCTGGTGCCCTTCTTCCTCTGGCAGGACCGCATCGACGCGGCCACCGGGGCCTTCCTGCGAGAGCCCCATGCGCGCTGGGTGATCGCCGCGGTGATTGGCGGATTGCTGGCGGCGGACATCGTGCTGCCGGTGCCGTCCAGCATCGTGAACACGGCGGCCGGGAGCCTGCTGGGGTTCTGGGGTGGGGCGGGGGTGGCGTGGGCCGGGCTGATGGTGAGCACCGGGGTGGGGTACTTGCTGGGCAGGGGCGCCAGCGCCACGGCGCTGCACCGGCTGGTGGGGCGCGGGGCGTCGCGCGGGGAGGGTGACTTCGGGGGGGATGGCGCCTGGACGCTGGTGGTCTGCCGTGCCGTGCCGGTGCTGGCGGAGGGCTCGGTGATCCTCGCCGGCTTCCGCCGCATGCCGCCGCGCCGCTTCCTGGTGACCTGCGCCTTGTCGAACCTGGGCCTCGCGGCGGCCTACGCGGCCATTGGGGCCTACGCGGTGGACCTGGGCTCGTTCCTGTTCGCGTTCGCCGGCGCCATGGGTGTGCCAGCGCTGGGCATGCTGCTCACCCGGAGGCTCAGGTCCGCTCCCGTGGGCCGTGCAACCGTCGCCCGCTCAGGGATGCGTTCCGACGGCGGGTGACGGGGCCTCCTCCATGAGGAACAGCCGGGAGAGCGCCTCGTTGTAGCTGTATGCATACGCGCTCCCATCCTCGGACAGGGCCAGCGTCATGATGGAGACCATGCCCGGCGGGCTCCCACGCGCCGGCACGGTCAGGTGCGGGGTGCTCGCTCCGGTGCGCAGGTCGACCTTCGCGACCTGCACGGGCAACGAGACGCTTCGCAGGTAGAGGGCCTCACCGCCGACGTGCCAGCCCACCACCGACTGTCCGACGAACGTGCCGGGCACGCTGGCCACGTCTTCACCCCGGTCGGAGAACACGCGGAGCTTCCCCGTGGCCTCGACCGCCGCGAGGCGCGCACCGTCGGAAGAGATGGCCGCGTCGAAGCCCATCCCTTCCCCGGTGATGGGCCGGGGCGCACCCGCACCCGGTTCGAACGACCACAGCCGGGCGGGCCGCCCCGCCTCACTGGCCCGCAGGAGCAACCGCTTCCCATCCGGGAACCAGCGCGCCCCGAGCACCACGGCGATGGGGGAGAGGGACAGCATCCGGGCCTCGCCCGCGCCCGTGGGCAGCAGCACGAACTCCGTCCGCTCTCCATACCGCGCCGTCAGCACCCACTTCCCGTCCGGGGAGAGCGCCATGGGCAGGCCGTCTCCCAGCCGGATGGGAGGCGCGCCGTCGGTGGTCCGCAGGTACGCGCCATAGGTCGGACCTTCCACCTGTCCGCCCTCCGCGAAGAGCACCGTCCGCCCGTCGCGTGACAGGTCCGTCATGAACGAGGAGTCCGCCCACGTCAGGTCCCGCTCTTCCCCCGCGCGACCGACGGCGAGCCCGGTCCGGATGACGGGATGATCGACGAGCACGGAGCCATTGCCCGCGATGTCATGAAGCACCATCCGCCCGGCGATCCCATCCACGAGCCGCGTCTTGCCGCCCAGGTCCACGGCGAACAGCGAGGAGTCCGCGTCGGTGCGCGAGGCGGTGAACCACACCTCGTCGCCGTCAGGCGCCCACGCCAGACCCCGGATGCTCGCCCAGTCGCCAGAGAGCTCCCGGGGAGGGCCCTCCTTCTCCAGCAGCCACACCCCGCCGCGGTCGTCCTTCGGATGTTCATGGAACAGGAACGCGATGCGCGCGCCGTTGGGGGACACCCGCGCGTGGCTGATCCACCCCTGGGACTCGAAGCGCACCGTGCCCGGCGGTTGTTCCAGGCGGAAGTCCTCGCCCACGCGCCGCACCACCATGAGCGGCCCTCCGCTGCGCCCCCAGTCGGCCTCCAGCACCCCATCGAGCACGGCGCGGGGAGCGCCGCCCGACAGCGGCATCAACCCGAGCGTCCCACTGCCGTGGTCGGCATCAAAGAAGCGGGGTTCGAGCAACACCGCCAGCTCTCCCCGGGGCGACGCCGCGAGCACGTCGGCCGGGGTGCCCAGGGCCTGGGACAGGGGCCGCTCGGCGCGAGCGCTGTACAGCTCTGCGCGCCCTCCGTCCCACGCGGCGCCGTAGAACAACGTGTGCCCATCCGCGGAGAACCGCGCGTTGAGCACATGGCCCCTGCGGAACGTGACCGGGCGGTAGTGCGGAGCCGAGAGCTCCCGTGACGGCACGGGCGCCTGCCACGCGCGCCTGAACGCGAACAGGCTCCCGAGCACGCACAGCACCAGCACGACCGCCGCGACCGCGAACAGGGCAGGGCGTGGAAGCGGAGGGCGATGCTCGCTCCCACGCGTGGCGAGGGACTCCAGCGCGAACGCCAGGTCCTGCGCGGACTGGAACCGGTCCTCGGGGGACTTCGCCAGACAGCGGGCAATCACCGCCCCCAGCGCTCCGGGCAGGGGCGGCGGCTCGTCCCGGAGCGCGGCGCTCATCCGCTCCACCGGGCTGTCCCCGCCGAACGGGACCTGGCCGCTCACGGCCTCATGAAGCACCACGCCCAGCGCGAACACATCCGCGCGCGAGTCCACGGGCTGCCCGCGAATCTGCTCGGGCGCCATGTAGCCGGCGGTGCCCACCACCGCGCCGCTCTGGGTCAACGCGGCGTCCTGGAGGTTCTCGGTGAGCCGCGCCAGCCCGAAGTCGAGGATCCGGCCATGCCCATCTGGCCCGACGAAGAGGTTCGCCGGCTTGAGGTCGCGGTGGATGATCCCGCGAGCGTGCGCCGCCGCGAGCCCGCGCGAGTACTGGATGCCCAGCCGCACGGCGTGCTCCGGCCGCAGGGGGCCGAGCAACAGCCGCTCACGCAGCGTGACCCCCTCCAGCCACTCGGAGACGAGGTAGGGCACCCCTTCATGGGTCCCCACGTCGAACAACGTGAGCAGGTGCGGATGCGACAGGGCTCCCGCCGCACGCGCCTCCTGGTGGAAGCGGGCCAGGCGTTCGGGGTCCTGGGCGAACCGCGAGGGGAGCACCTTCAGCGCCACGTCGCGCCCAAGCCGTGCATCGTGCGCCCGGTACACGTCGCCCATCGCGCCGCTCGCGGCATGTCC harbors:
- a CDS encoding VTT domain-containing protein, giving the protein MDMPHEQERPVEAGTRRRRVLGWTVLGALLLAAILVPFFLWQDRIDAATGAFLREPHARWVIAAVIGGLLAADIVLPVPSSIVNTAAGSLLGFWGGAGVAWAGLMVSTGVGYLLGRGASATALHRLVGRGASRGEGDFGGDGAWTLVVCRAVPVLAEGSVILAGFRRMPPRRFLVTCALSNLGLAAAYAAIGAYAVDLGSFLFAFAGAMGVPALGMLLTRRLRSAPVGRATVARSGMRSDGG
- a CDS encoding serine/threonine-protein kinase → MTGCPTEEMLLAFVEDRLRPPQRALTEAHVSRCDACGELLAVVAGAWHAEGRLSAAAPEPTRRFSEGERVGPYTVVGHAASGAMGDVYRAHDARLGRDVALKVLPSRFAQDPERLARFHQEARAAGALSHPHLLTLFDVGTHEGVPYLVSEWLEGVTLRERLLLGPLRPEHAVRLGIQYSRGLAAAHARGIIHRDLKPANLFVGPDGHGRILDFGLARLTENLQDAALTQSGAVVGTAGYMAPEQIRGQPVDSRADVFALGVVLHEAVSGQVPFGGDSPVERMSAALRDEPPPLPGALGAVIARCLAKSPEDRFQSAQDLAFALESLATRGSEHRPPLPRPALFAVAAVVLVLCVLGSLFAFRRAWQAPVPSRELSAPHYRPVTFRRGHVLNARFSADGHTLFYGAAWDGGRAELYSARAERPLSQALGTPADVLAASPRGELAVLLEPRFFDADHGSGTLGLMPLSGGAPRAVLDGVLEADWGRSGGPLMVVRRVGEDFRLEQPPGTVRFESQGWISHARVSPNGARIAFLFHEHPKDDRGGVWLLEKEGPPRELSGDWASIRGLAWAPDGDEVWFTASRTDADSSLFAVDLGGKTRLVDGIAGRMVLHDIAGNGSVLVDHPVIRTGLAVGRAGEERDLTWADSSFMTDLSRDGRTVLFAEGGQVEGPTYGAYLRTTDGAPPIRLGDGLPMALSPDGKWVLTARYGERTEFVLLPTGAGEARMLSLSPIAVVLGARWFPDGKRLLLRASEAGRPARLWSFEPGAGAPRPITGEGMGFDAAISSDGARLAAVEATGKLRVFSDRGEDVASVPGTFVGQSVVGWHVGGEALYLRSVSLPVQVAKVDLRTGASTPHLTVPARGSPPGMVSIMTLALSEDGSAYAYSYNEALSRLFLMEEAPSPAVGTHP